A genomic stretch from Candidatus Methanomassiliicoccus intestinalis Issoire-Mx1 includes:
- a CDS encoding urease accessory protein UreE, giving the protein MEKFESKSEFSGDAEVLKINRSDASKGRVREGDIAIDLPRGEEIKHGDVFGPSSDGKYYRIEINPEDVLKISLIGDSKDLGSALRLGYMMGGRHMEVLIDGDEAYIPLDLPRTKLEHFIEHTGLNVETQIIQKSITSGSGYFRGEEHEHSH; this is encoded by the coding sequence ATGGAAAAATTTGAATCAAAATCTGAATTTAGTGGAGATGCTGAAGTCTTAAAGATAAACAGATCCGATGCGTCAAAGGGAAGAGTAAGAGAAGGAGACATTGCTATCGATCTTCCGCGCGGAGAGGAGATCAAACACGGGGATGTTTTCGGACCTTCGTCTGACGGTAAATATTACAGAATTGAAATCAACCCTGAAGATGTTCTGAAAATAAGCCTTATCGGAGACTCAAAAGATCTGGGAAGCGCACTGCGCCTTGGGTACATGATGGGCGGGAGACACATGGAGGTTTTGATTGACGGAGATGAAGCCTACATACCTCTGGATCTTCCGAGAACTAAACTAGAACATTTCATTGAGCACACTGGTCTGAATGTTGAGACTCAGATAATTCAGAAGTCAATAACCTCAGGTTCAGGATACTTTAGAGGAGAAGAACATGAACATTCGCACTGA
- a CDS encoding urease accessory protein UreD has translation MNDLPQCFDSYALEECVLPVGSAGKNAVADLCFTKSGEKTYLSRNYNVTPAKVLHALYYDELRPGMPYVIFVNPTAGIIEGDRYTYDIRLDEGAEAFITDNAATKIYRMDSNYGSRITNVSLGAGSRLEYIPKENIAFARSRWHQDVTFNLEGDAALFYSEIFCPGRIARGESWDFDAYSSRTKIIQDGKTIAIDNLLWTSEDKERSETLFGGMNYYLTAYMISTSMLSSKDNLDCCCVHGGISELPYECGLVAKALSNDIDDLKDFQLSLWNAFRKAETGQETPNLRMQYGRFGF, from the coding sequence TTGAACGATCTTCCGCAGTGCTTTGATTCATACGCTCTTGAAGAATGCGTACTTCCTGTAGGTTCTGCCGGCAAAAATGCCGTAGCAGATCTCTGTTTTACCAAAAGCGGTGAAAAAACCTACCTGTCCAGAAATTACAATGTAACTCCGGCAAAGGTTCTTCATGCACTGTATTACGATGAGCTGCGTCCGGGAATGCCTTACGTGATATTTGTCAATCCCACAGCAGGTATAATCGAAGGAGACAGGTACACATACGACATCAGGCTGGATGAGGGTGCTGAAGCGTTCATTACTGATAATGCGGCAACCAAGATTTACAGGATGGACAGCAACTATGGCAGCAGGATCACCAACGTTTCATTAGGTGCCGGAAGCCGTCTGGAATACATTCCTAAAGAGAATATTGCATTTGCCAGGTCAAGATGGCATCAGGACGTGACATTTAATCTGGAAGGCGATGCAGCGTTGTTTTATTCTGAGATATTCTGCCCCGGGAGGATTGCCAGAGGAGAATCATGGGATTTTGATGCATATTCTTCCCGTACCAAGATCATACAGGATGGAAAAACTATAGCTATTGACAATCTCCTGTGGACTTCTGAAGATAAAGAACGTTCTGAAACTTTATTCGGCGGCATGAATTACTATCTTACTGCATATATGATTTCAACATCAATGCTGTCTTCTAAAGACAATCTGGATTGCTGCTGCGTGCACGGAGGCATCAGCGAACTTCCATATGAATGCGGATTGGTTGCCAAGGCTCTCTCTAATGACATTGATGATCTGAAGGATTTCCAGCTGAGTCTGTGGAATGCATTTAGAAAAGCTGAAACTGGCCAGGAGACTCCGAACTTAAGAATGCAGTATGGCAGGTTTGGATTTTAA
- a CDS encoding citrate/2-methylcitrate synthase translates to MTLFVEDTGLRGVKAATTKISKVDGQNGILLYRGYRIEELARKSTFEETAYLLLYGYLPNKEQLEEFSEAVREYRKLPDDLGSSLKSLSPATDPMCVLQSSIPALSAHAPASGETKECNMKKAIHIISSMPAIIAGWKRIKCGEEPLKPKEELSTAANFLYMFNGEVPDDNLARFMDIAMILHADHTFNASTFAARVVASTGANMYAALSAGVGALSGPLHGGANAQVMRNLIDMNDPDKVEEWVTKQFERGKRVAGIGHAVYRTTDPRATILQEMAYDLLKDHPEFQWYEMTEKMAEVTQKLFYEKKGKAIYPNVDLYSASIYHAMGIHHDFFPPVFAMARAAGWTAHVIEEKFPDPPVKPVLYRPSSIYVGEEIREYTDISKR, encoded by the coding sequence ATGACACTTTTTGTTGAGGACACCGGACTGCGGGGAGTCAAGGCTGCCACAACCAAGATCAGTAAAGTTGATGGACAAAACGGCATCCTGCTCTACCGAGGCTATCGCATAGAAGAACTGGCAAGAAAGTCTACGTTTGAAGAGACTGCATACCTACTTCTTTATGGGTATCTACCGAATAAAGAACAGCTTGAAGAATTCTCTGAAGCTGTAAGAGAGTACAGAAAACTTCCCGATGATTTAGGAAGTTCCCTGAAATCGTTGTCCCCCGCTACAGATCCGATGTGTGTGCTTCAGTCCAGCATACCAGCCCTTTCCGCCCATGCTCCCGCCAGCGGAGAAACAAAAGAGTGTAACATGAAAAAGGCGATTCACATAATTTCCTCAATGCCGGCAATCATTGCCGGATGGAAGAGGATAAAATGCGGAGAAGAGCCTCTGAAGCCTAAAGAGGAACTCTCGACCGCAGCTAATTTTCTTTATATGTTTAACGGCGAAGTCCCCGATGACAATCTTGCAAGGTTCATGGACATCGCCATGATTTTACACGCCGACCATACTTTTAATGCCTCTACGTTTGCAGCCAGGGTTGTAGCGTCTACAGGTGCCAATATGTATGCGGCTCTTTCTGCCGGCGTAGGCGCCCTTTCCGGGCCTCTGCACGGCGGTGCGAATGCCCAGGTCATGAGAAACCTCATTGACATGAATGATCCTGATAAAGTGGAAGAATGGGTTACCAAGCAGTTTGAGCGCGGCAAACGTGTAGCCGGAATCGGACACGCTGTTTACCGCACCACCGATCCGAGGGCGACAATCCTGCAGGAAATGGCATATGATCTGCTTAAAGACCATCCTGAGTTTCAGTGGTATGAAATGACTGAAAAGATGGCTGAGGTGACTCAGAAGCTGTTCTATGAGAAGAAAGGCAAGGCAATCTATCCCAATGTCGATCTCTACAGCGCTTCAATCTATCACGCAATGGGAATTCACCATGACTTTTTCCCGCCTGTTTTTGCCATGGCAAGAGCTGCCGGCTGGACTGCGCATGTGATTGAAGAGAAGTTTCCTGATCCTCCTGTCAAGCCTGTTCTGTACAGGCCTTCCAGCATTTATGTCGGAGAGGAGATCAGAGAATACACTGACATTTCTAAACGGTGA
- the ureG gene encoding urease accessory protein UreG, which produces MSRTLRVGIGGPIGCGKTELIEKLTPRLKNEGLNVGIVTNDIYSKEDARRMSIKLDGVISPDEIIGIETGLCPHTAVRDDPSMNLEAVNRLESENGNLDIILIESGGDNVTLTFSNKLADMFIYMIDVASGDKTVRKGGLGILKSDLLLINKIDLSPYVETTIPESETSTANLQIMKEDAAKIRPDKPTVFISLKEDNGIDEIVSYIKEKGLYL; this is translated from the coding sequence ATGTCTAGAACGCTTAGAGTGGGAATCGGGGGTCCGATCGGGTGCGGGAAAACAGAACTTATTGAGAAACTGACACCCAGGCTTAAAAATGAAGGCTTAAATGTTGGAATCGTAACAAACGATATTTATTCAAAGGAAGACGCCAGGCGCATGTCCATAAAGCTCGATGGCGTCATCTCCCCGGATGAAATTATCGGGATTGAAACCGGTCTCTGTCCTCATACGGCTGTAAGAGACGATCCCTCCATGAATCTGGAAGCAGTGAACAGGCTGGAGAGCGAGAATGGAAATCTGGACATCATACTCATAGAATCAGGCGGAGACAATGTAACTCTGACATTCAGCAACAAACTGGCTGACATGTTCATTTACATGATTGATGTGGCAAGCGGAGACAAGACAGTAAGAAAAGGCGGTCTGGGAATTTTAAAATCTGATCTTCTTTTGATCAATAAGATTGACTTGTCTCCGTATGTTGAAACAACAATTCCTGAGTCAGAAACAAGTACTGCAAATCTGCAGATCATGAAAGAAGATGCTGCCAAGATCAGACCTGACAAGCCGACAGTTTTCATTTCGCTGAAAGAAGACAATGGAATTGATGAGATTGTTTCATATATTAAAGAAAAGGGGTTGTACCTTTGA
- the ureC gene encoding urease subunit alpha yields the protein MNLQISKKQYADLFGPTVNDKLQLGDTNLFVEVEHDYAAYGDELCYGGGKTVRQGMGMSPGATQADGALDHVITNVVVMDPVLGIVKGDVGFRNGKVAGVGKAGNPGVMDNVDENLVVSAATEVSSGEGCILTPGFLDCHIHMICPQQAYEALGNGTTTFIGGGAGPAEGTAGVTATSGPLNMRRMLEASEEIPINWCFSGKANDSKPETLVEQLEAGAGGFKLHEDFGATAAALDNALNVCDEYDVQLAIHTDTLNEGLYVDDSISAINGRTVHTYHTEGAGGGHAPDLMKIAGEPNVLPSSTNPTRPFTVNTIDETFDMIMTTHHLNSQIPEDVAFAESRIRAETIAAEDVFHDLGLLSMIGADSQAMGRVGETAARCFQNAHKGKEVRGKLPEDSPDNDNFRVKRYLAKISINTAITCGIADYVGSLEDGKMADAVLWDPQFFATKPKRVYKAGFIAYSAMGDPNASIPTPEPVYWRPMFGSFGAAMTNSSAIFVSKAAMDVNIRDKYGLKTMLKPVKKTRYLGKQQMLYNDRMGDIKIDPETHKVYLDGELITTEPSKELPLTQRYYLF from the coding sequence ATGAACTTGCAGATTTCGAAGAAACAGTATGCAGATTTATTTGGACCCACTGTAAATGATAAACTGCAGCTCGGAGACACCAACTTATTCGTTGAAGTTGAACATGATTATGCAGCATACGGAGATGAACTCTGTTACGGCGGCGGTAAGACTGTCAGACAGGGAATGGGAATGAGTCCGGGAGCTACACAGGCCGATGGAGCTCTTGACCATGTGATTACCAACGTAGTGGTTATGGATCCTGTTTTAGGAATCGTAAAGGGAGATGTAGGATTCCGAAACGGAAAAGTAGCAGGCGTAGGCAAAGCTGGTAATCCCGGAGTCATGGACAATGTGGATGAGAATCTGGTTGTAAGCGCCGCCACTGAAGTATCTTCAGGAGAAGGTTGCATACTTACACCTGGATTCCTGGACTGCCACATTCACATGATCTGTCCTCAGCAGGCTTATGAGGCATTAGGAAACGGAACTACAACATTCATAGGCGGCGGAGCAGGTCCGGCAGAAGGTACTGCAGGAGTTACAGCTACTTCAGGTCCGTTAAACATGCGCAGAATGCTGGAAGCATCTGAGGAGATTCCAATCAACTGGTGTTTCAGCGGAAAGGCCAACGACAGCAAGCCTGAGACTTTGGTGGAGCAGCTGGAAGCAGGTGCCGGCGGATTCAAGCTACACGAAGATTTCGGTGCTACGGCAGCCGCGTTGGACAATGCACTTAATGTCTGCGATGAGTATGATGTACAGCTTGCCATTCACACAGATACACTGAATGAAGGTCTGTATGTGGATGACTCAATCAGTGCCATCAACGGGCGTACTGTACACACATATCACACAGAGGGTGCAGGCGGAGGACATGCTCCAGATCTGATGAAAATTGCAGGAGAGCCTAATGTTCTGCCGTCTTCAACCAATCCTACAAGGCCTTTCACAGTCAATACCATCGATGAAACATTCGATATGATCATGACAACCCACCACCTGAATTCTCAGATTCCTGAGGATGTGGCATTTGCAGAGTCAAGGATTCGTGCAGAAACCATCGCTGCCGAGGATGTATTCCATGATCTAGGACTGCTGTCAATGATAGGTGCAGACAGCCAGGCTATGGGAAGAGTGGGAGAAACAGCTGCAAGGTGTTTCCAGAATGCTCATAAGGGGAAAGAAGTTCGCGGAAAGCTGCCTGAAGACTCTCCAGATAATGATAACTTCCGTGTGAAGAGATATCTGGCAAAGATCTCAATCAACACAGCCATTACATGCGGTATTGCTGATTATGTCGGATCTTTGGAAGATGGAAAGATGGCCGATGCAGTTCTCTGGGATCCGCAGTTCTTTGCAACCAAGCCTAAGCGTGTGTATAAGGCAGGATTCATCGCATATTCAGCAATGGGTGACCCGAATGCATCTATTCCAACACCAGAGCCGGTTTACTGGAGGCCAATGTTCGGAAGTTTCGGAGCAGCAATGACAAACTCATCTGCGATCTTCGTTTCCAAGGCTGCAATGGATGTAAACATCAGGGATAAGTACGGATTGAAAACAATGCTCAAACCAGTCAAGAAAACAAGGTATCTTGGAAAGCAGCAGATGCTTTACAATGACAGGATGGGCGATATTAAAATCGATCCAGAAACACACAAAGTGTATCTTGACGGGGAACTTATCACTACAGAGCCGTCAAAAGAGCTTCCTCTCACACAGAGATACTATCTCTTCTGA
- a CDS encoding urease accessory protein UreF codes for MNIRTDSLMNLMRISDSFFPIGSFTTSQGIEQFVADKLVNSKNLVPVLEAYVNNVWSSLEVPVFREALEAVEADDLERLINADHVCYASKLAEESRDSSVKIGNNLLKMTGSSELGSKFRNYVDDHKSPGTYPAVLAVLSHELEIGSSGEVSLLYVNLMEIAAAMVRMGEIDYLAAQEAVQHVIDSVPTPPPFGEEYQSFPLADIESMRHEYSNNRMFMS; via the coding sequence ATGAACATTCGCACTGATTCCCTGATGAATCTGATGCGTATATCAGACTCATTCTTTCCAATAGGGTCATTCACAACTTCTCAGGGAATAGAGCAGTTTGTTGCTGATAAGCTTGTCAACAGTAAAAATTTAGTGCCTGTTCTTGAAGCCTATGTCAACAATGTATGGTCATCTCTAGAGGTGCCTGTATTCAGAGAAGCTCTGGAAGCTGTTGAGGCTGATGATCTAGAAAGACTGATAAATGCTGATCATGTATGTTATGCATCTAAACTCGCTGAGGAAAGCAGAGACTCTTCTGTGAAAATAGGAAACAATCTGCTGAAGATGACAGGCAGCTCTGAGCTGGGATCCAAATTCCGCAACTATGTTGATGATCATAAGTCTCCCGGAACATATCCTGCAGTGCTGGCGGTTTTATCTCATGAATTGGAGATAGGCTCATCCGGTGAGGTTTCATTATTGTATGTGAATTTAATGGAAATAGCTGCCGCAATGGTCAGAATGGGTGAGATCGACTATCTGGCAGCGCAGGAAGCAGTTCAGCATGTCATTGACAGCGTGCCGACACCGCCTCCGTTTGGTGAAGAATATCAGTCATTTCCTCTGGCTGACATAGAGTCTATGAGGCATGAGTACAGCAATAACAGGATGTTTATGAGTTAG
- a CDS encoding ABC transporter ATP-binding protein: MSEVAYIKNLTAGYKGFKAIDNITFKVEEGEFVGIVGPNGSGKTTTLKILSGLMLPSNGTVTLNGIDVTQNPSDALNCVGCVIGTPELYHNATPSDILNYVGRIFNIQKSKLDSKVDEVLEKVSMTEWKDKKTRTFSKGMKQRIVIAQALMNDPKMLILDEPTSGLDPIGMNDISLLLKDLNSAGTAILLSSHVLHSVSMLCDRVLILDHGKIVKEGAPSRLLSKNGIKNLLVRTVDIPSEDDLLKVKALPNVTSALKTSDGIQISLNGSITDQQLLLAALIKMDIPVYGMESLDSLEDVFIEATRGD, translated from the coding sequence ATGAGCGAAGTCGCCTATATAAAAAATCTTACTGCCGGGTATAAAGGATTCAAGGCCATTGACAATATTACATTCAAAGTAGAGGAGGGTGAGTTTGTAGGAATAGTTGGCCCAAATGGATCAGGAAAAACAACTACACTTAAAATCCTCTCTGGGCTGATGCTCCCATCAAATGGCACAGTAACACTTAATGGAATTGATGTGACTCAAAATCCAAGCGATGCACTAAATTGTGTGGGCTGCGTAATAGGTACTCCAGAATTATATCATAATGCCACGCCATCAGATATCTTAAATTATGTAGGCAGAATATTTAATATCCAAAAATCAAAGCTCGATTCAAAAGTAGATGAAGTTCTAGAAAAAGTAAGCATGACAGAATGGAAGGATAAAAAAACTAGAACATTTTCAAAAGGGATGAAACAAAGGATTGTCATTGCACAAGCACTTATGAATGACCCCAAGATGCTCATCCTTGACGAACCCACTTCGGGATTGGATCCGATAGGTATGAATGATATATCCTTATTGTTAAAGGATTTAAACAGTGCTGGTACCGCAATACTCCTAAGCTCTCATGTTTTGCATTCAGTAAGCATGCTATGTGATAGAGTACTCATATTGGATCATGGAAAAATTGTCAAAGAAGGTGCACCCTCAAGATTATTATCAAAAAACGGTATCAAAAACTTGCTGGTAAGAACTGTCGATATTCCATCAGAAGATGATTTGCTCAAAGTAAAGGCATTGCCAAATGTAACTTCTGCCCTAAAGACAAGTGATGGAATACAAATCAGTTTAAATGGATCCATCACAGACCAGCAACTGCTATTAGCAGCTCTGATTAAAATGGATATACCTGTATACGGCATGGAATCTCTTGATTCATTGGAAGATGTGTTTATTGAAGCAACAAGGGGTGATTGA
- a CDS encoding ABC transporter permease, translated as MIDINYKVYIERIASVSRFEIKRSLFDRKLLLALAVIILIMGISLIKVDFVISSAFGDRDYVGRLIRAATMGISFSSIILASDSLVSEFETGSGLVLFTKPVSRNQVFIGKFISAYLCTFMMSIICYAIIITAASYKLGYVSENLWISFLLTMLYIFAAVGVCMLFSSISNKGLVSIAAGLLIFFVLGMVIVESAREFGEPWYSLYYSVDAISNAVEEHSSAFVSVPDLTTSAAVMTMYGAFSSVFAAIIFNIRRQP; from the coding sequence GTGATTGACATTAATTACAAAGTATACATTGAGAGAATCGCATCCGTATCTCGCTTTGAGATTAAAAGATCACTGTTCGATAGAAAACTGCTATTGGCGTTGGCTGTAATAATTTTAATAATGGGTATTTCATTAATAAAGGTAGATTTTGTTATATCATCCGCCTTTGGAGACCGCGATTATGTAGGAAGACTTATCAGAGCTGCCACAATGGGGATATCATTTTCATCAATAATACTCGCATCGGATTCATTAGTTTCAGAATTTGAAACTGGAAGTGGTTTAGTTCTGTTCACAAAGCCAGTAAGCAGAAATCAAGTGTTTATTGGAAAATTTATTTCCGCATATTTGTGTACATTTATGATGTCAATAATATGCTATGCAATAATAATTACAGCTGCATCATACAAGTTAGGTTACGTATCAGAAAATCTGTGGATTTCGTTTTTGCTAACGATGCTATATATATTTGCAGCAGTAGGAGTTTGCATGTTATTCAGCTCAATAAGTAATAAAGGGTTAGTATCTATAGCAGCAGGCCTATTGATATTTTTTGTATTGGGAATGGTAATTGTTGAGAGTGCTAGAGAATTTGGAGAACCGTGGTACAGCTTGTACTATTCTGTTGACGCCATAAGCAATGCTGTTGAAGAACATTCCTCGGCATTTGTATCAGTACCAGACTTAACTACATCAGCAGCAGTAATGACAATGTATGGAGCATTTTCCAGCGTGTTTGCCGCAATAATATTCAATATACGAAGACAGCCTTAA
- the infB gene encoding translation initiation factor IF-2, producing the protein MPTRQPIVSVLGHVDHGKTTLLDQIRGTAVVKKEAGAITQHIGATEVPIEHIYAVCKQMIGSKKFDMPGLLFIDTPGHQSFTSLRARGGSLADLAVLVIDINEGIMPQTLESISILKRFKTPFIIAVNKVDLIEDWTVNKDEPFALNVRKQSDKAAASFDDKFYKIIGELYEHGYTADRYDRIEDFTKSIAIVPISAKNGIGLPDLLLMLIGLAQRFLEDTLEKEEGPAKGVILEVKEERGLGQTVDVIIYAGTLKKGDTVILGTKGKPLVTKVKAILKPKPLDEIRDPKDRFDSVKEVSAAIGVKLMCQSLEGVVSGGPLRAAGANPDEARDEVSNETKVNIELKDDGIYIKADALGSLEALAYECNKAGIPIRKYDTGLISRKDLIDASAYGESVHRVIMGFNVGLLPDAKDAQPSYPNLKVFTSDVVYRLIEEYTEWMEEEKRRLDEEKRSEFAFPGKVRLLPNCVFRASKPAIVGVRVLGGRIRPGQSLIDIGGNTVGKIRSIRDGEESIKEAIQGDEKAVAIDGPTVGRQINEEDILYVDLRETSIKEMEKMDITEDDRMVIEELKEIKRKTDKFWGM; encoded by the coding sequence ATGCCCACCAGACAGCCTATTGTAAGCGTTCTTGGTCATGTTGACCATGGCAAGACCACATTGTTGGACCAGATCAGAGGTACCGCTGTGGTTAAAAAAGAAGCCGGGGCTATCACTCAGCATATCGGTGCTACCGAGGTCCCGATAGAGCATATATACGCTGTCTGCAAGCAGATGATCGGCAGCAAGAAGTTTGACATGCCGGGTCTTCTTTTTATTGATACGCCGGGGCATCAGTCTTTCACATCTCTGCGGGCAAGAGGGGGCTCCCTGGCGGATTTGGCTGTACTGGTTATTGATATCAACGAGGGAATAATGCCCCAGACTCTCGAATCCATCTCGATTTTGAAACGTTTCAAGACTCCTTTCATCATTGCAGTCAATAAAGTCGATCTGATTGAAGACTGGACTGTTAACAAGGATGAGCCGTTTGCCTTGAATGTAAGAAAGCAGTCGGACAAAGCGGCTGCCAGTTTTGATGATAAGTTTTACAAAATAATCGGGGAGCTGTATGAGCACGGCTATACTGCAGACCGCTATGACAGAATCGAGGATTTCACCAAGTCGATAGCGATTGTGCCCATCTCAGCTAAAAACGGCATCGGGCTTCCAGACCTCCTGCTGATGCTGATAGGACTGGCCCAGAGGTTCCTGGAAGATACCTTGGAGAAGGAAGAGGGACCAGCCAAAGGTGTGATTCTTGAAGTAAAAGAGGAGCGCGGACTGGGGCAGACAGTCGATGTAATCATCTATGCAGGTACCCTGAAAAAAGGAGATACAGTCATTCTCGGTACCAAGGGCAAACCGCTGGTGACTAAGGTAAAAGCAATCCTCAAGCCGAAGCCTCTCGATGAGATCAGAGATCCCAAGGACCGTTTCGACTCTGTAAAAGAAGTCAGCGCCGCCATCGGCGTGAAGCTGATGTGCCAGAGCCTGGAGGGTGTGGTCTCCGGCGGTCCGCTGAGAGCCGCAGGCGCAAATCCAGATGAGGCCAGAGATGAGGTCTCCAATGAAACTAAAGTCAATATAGAACTCAAAGATGACGGCATTTACATCAAAGCCGATGCACTGGGATCATTGGAGGCTTTGGCATATGAATGCAACAAGGCCGGCATTCCGATCCGCAAGTATGATACAGGGCTCATCTCCAGAAAGGATCTGATTGATGCCTCCGCATACGGAGAGTCGGTTCACCGGGTCATCATGGGCTTTAACGTAGGTCTTCTGCCTGACGCCAAAGATGCCCAGCCTAGCTATCCCAACCTTAAAGTTTTCACCAGCGATGTCGTGTACCGCCTGATTGAAGAGTACACCGAGTGGATGGAAGAAGAAAAGAGGCGCCTGGATGAGGAAAAAAGGTCAGAGTTCGCCTTTCCGGGAAAAGTCCGTCTGCTGCCCAACTGCGTCTTCAGGGCTTCCAAGCCTGCCATTGTCGGGGTCAGGGTACTCGGGGGAAGAATCCGTCCCGGACAGTCTCTGATAGATATAGGCGGCAATACTGTAGGCAAGATCCGTTCCATCAGGGACGGGGAAGAAAGCATAAAGGAAGCTATCCAGGGTGATGAAAAGGCGGTTGCCATTGACGGTCCTACGGTCGGCAGGCAGATCAATGAAGAGGATATTCTTTACGTAGACCTCAGGGAAACATCCATCAAGGAAATGGAAAAGATGGATATCACTGAGGATGACCGTATGGTAATCGAAGAACTCAAAGAGATAAAAAGGAAGACTGACAAGTTCTGGGGAATGTAA
- a CDS encoding ATP-binding protein, with amino-acid sequence MFIGREQELKKLNKMYQSSKLEVAVIYGRRRVGKTTLINEFCKDKKTIFFASLESSVEQNLESLSNAINYADTGISSNAIYKSFSDAFDKIKEMASSERLIFVIDEFQYLAQAELSISSLLQNYLDHHFKNTKLFLIICGSSMRFMENQVLRYQSPLYGRCTAQFKIMPFDYFDTGKWFPKYSYEDKAVMYGITGGIPMYLEQFSPEKNVKENLLDCIFDKNAMLFEEPSNLLKQELREPATYNAIITAIASGKTKLSEISSTVGLETGLCSKYITNLISLGILKKETPVTDPNSKRPIYLIEDFFFRFWYTFIPNNMAAILSGRIRQAYKESIESRLSDYMGLVFEKMCKDFMLFHDENLPFIIGEIGQWWGADSKTKKQVQIDIVAASINKQEGVIGSCKYCNKLIGEDDLKLIQAYAQTMNRFDRCYYFLFSKSGFTSSLKKCHQPDVRLITLSDLYSK; translated from the coding sequence ATGTTTATAGGTAGAGAGCAGGAACTGAAAAAACTAAACAAAATGTACCAAAGCAGCAAGCTGGAAGTAGCAGTAATCTACGGCCGCCGCCGAGTTGGAAAAACAACACTAATCAATGAATTCTGTAAAGATAAAAAAACAATATTCTTCGCATCTTTGGAGAGCAGTGTAGAACAGAATTTAGAATCTCTTTCTAATGCAATTAATTATGCTGATACCGGAATTTCATCCAATGCCATATACAAAAGTTTCTCTGATGCCTTTGATAAAATCAAAGAAATGGCATCTTCAGAACGATTGATTTTTGTGATTGATGAATTCCAATATTTAGCTCAAGCAGAGCTCAGCATTTCTTCTCTTCTTCAAAACTATCTTGATCACCATTTCAAAAATACAAAGCTGTTTCTCATCATCTGCGGTTCTTCAATGCGTTTCATGGAGAATCAGGTACTGCGGTATCAAAGTCCTCTTTACGGTCGTTGCACCGCTCAGTTCAAAATTATGCCGTTTGATTACTTTGACACGGGAAAATGGTTTCCCAAGTATTCGTATGAAGACAAAGCAGTAATGTATGGCATTACTGGTGGCATACCCATGTACCTCGAGCAATTCTCACCTGAGAAGAATGTGAAAGAAAATTTACTGGACTGCATATTTGATAAAAATGCAATGCTCTTTGAGGAGCCGTCAAATCTTCTGAAACAAGAACTCAGAGAACCTGCCACATACAATGCAATAATCACTGCAATTGCATCTGGAAAAACAAAACTGTCTGAAATATCTTCGACAGTGGGGCTGGAAACCGGGTTATGTTCTAAATATATTACAAATTTAATATCACTCGGCATTCTGAAAAAAGAAACTCCTGTGACTGACCCGAACAGCAAGCGTCCCATATATCTGATTGAAGACTTTTTCTTCCGTTTCTGGTACACGTTTATTCCGAACAATATGGCTGCAATCCTGTCAGGCAGAATCAGGCAGGCTTACAAGGAATCAATAGAAAGCAGACTTTCTGACTATATGGGTCTGGTCTTTGAAAAAATGTGTAAGGATTTCATGCTGTTTCATGATGAGAATCTTCCATTCATCATAGGAGAGATAGGTCAATGGTGGGGAGCGGACTCTAAAACAAAAAAACAGGTGCAGATTGATATCGTAGCCGCTTCAATAAACAAGCAGGAAGGAGTAATTGGTTCCTGCAAATACTGCAATAAGCTAATCGGCGAAGATGATCTGAAACTAATACAGGCGTATGCTCAAACGATGAATCGATTTGACAGATGCTACTATTTCCTATTCTCGAAGTCAGGCTTTACTTCTTCTCTAAAGAAATGTCACCAGCCTGATGTGAGACTGATAACTCTTAGTGATCTGTACTCAAAATGA